From Actinoplanes oblitus, a single genomic window includes:
- a CDS encoding CPBP family intramembrane glutamic endopeptidase has product MTLEGQRSTRSAYSAEIVIVMLLSLGQSAIWSLVRLTATLTDGKPLASHTATLNAPLSPRPYLDLTYQLLNIFFDLVPVALAWYLLRRDDMRPGRDLGIDFRRPGYDAGWGAALAAGIGIPGLLLVYAALRLGISAQIVPSALQPYWWAVPVLILSAIQNAVLEEVLVVGYLITRLRQLSWSTPAIIVCSAVLRGSYHLYQGFGGFVGNVVMGVIFALFYLRTKRVMPLIVAHSLLDITAFVGYELLPDSWLEWLKYQP; this is encoded by the coding sequence GTGACTCTCGAAGGCCAGCGGTCCACCCGATCGGCGTACTCCGCCGAGATCGTCATCGTCATGCTGCTGTCGCTCGGGCAGTCGGCGATCTGGTCGCTGGTCCGGCTGACCGCCACGCTCACCGACGGCAAGCCGCTGGCCAGCCACACCGCGACGCTCAACGCCCCGCTGTCGCCGCGGCCGTACCTGGACCTGACCTATCAGCTGCTGAACATCTTCTTCGACCTGGTTCCGGTCGCCCTGGCCTGGTACCTACTGCGCCGCGACGACATGCGGCCCGGCCGCGACCTGGGCATCGACTTCCGCCGGCCGGGCTACGACGCGGGCTGGGGCGCCGCCCTCGCGGCCGGCATCGGCATCCCCGGGCTGCTGCTGGTCTACGCCGCGCTCCGGCTCGGGATCAGCGCGCAGATCGTGCCGTCCGCGCTGCAGCCGTACTGGTGGGCGGTGCCGGTGCTGATCCTCTCCGCGATCCAGAACGCGGTGCTGGAGGAGGTCCTGGTCGTCGGGTACCTGATCACCCGGCTGCGGCAGCTGTCCTGGTCGACGCCGGCGATCATCGTGTGCTCCGCCGTGCTGCGCGGCTCCTACCACCTGTACCAGGGCTTCGGCGGCTTCGTCGGCAACGTGGTGATGGGGGTGATCTTCGCGCTGTTCTACCTGCGGACGAAACGGGTGATGCCGCTGATCGTGGCGCACAGCCTGCTCGACATCACCGCGTTCGTCGGTTACGAGTTGCTGCCGGACTCCTGGCTCGAGTGGCTCAAGTACCAGCCGTAA
- a CDS encoding YbhB/YbcL family Raf kinase inhibitor-like protein, which yields MSLDRALAPDPYDILPRVPSFTVTSADVTDGQPLDELYAHTSVGGKNLSPQLSWSGFPDDTRGFVVTCFDPDAPTGSGFWHWVLVNLPVAVTSLDRGADPLPDGAFCVRNDYGERAYGGSAPPPGDRPHRYVFAVHAIDVDRLEVTPDATPAYVGFNLAFHTLARATVRPTFQVRG from the coding sequence ATGAGTCTTGACCGAGCTCTGGCCCCCGATCCGTACGACATCCTGCCGCGGGTTCCGTCCTTCACGGTGACCAGCGCGGACGTGACGGACGGGCAGCCGCTCGACGAGCTGTACGCGCACACCAGCGTGGGCGGGAAGAATCTCTCCCCCCAGTTGTCCTGGTCGGGCTTCCCCGACGACACCCGGGGCTTCGTGGTCACCTGCTTCGACCCGGACGCGCCCACCGGCAGCGGCTTCTGGCACTGGGTGCTGGTCAACCTGCCGGTCGCGGTGACATCTCTGGACCGGGGCGCCGACCCGCTGCCGGACGGCGCGTTCTGCGTCCGCAACGACTACGGCGAGCGGGCCTACGGCGGCTCCGCCCCGCCGCCCGGCGACCGCCCGCACCGGTACGTCTTCGCGGTGCACGCGATCGACGTGGACCGCCTGGAGGTGACTCCGGACGCGACACCGGCCTACGTCGGGTTCAACCTGGCCTTCCACACCCTGGCCCGGGCCACCGTCCGCCCGACCTTCCAGGTCCGCGGCTGA
- a CDS encoding IucA/IucC family C-terminal-domain containing protein, producing MFRGVPVATLAPGLIVADRAGWIPAAELTGPRLGTLLESAGRQWRAQPHAAAALAWKTYTYWLALPAVLGWASARRVPLITADNVLVQFDNPGVLLKLGLRPGTPVAVLPDDPLALGGHPDAVVVGDEAALLGEFRRAVLDQHLTPLLDALHTRVRLGSRPLLGSLASGIAYGILRSADTTPGRSAESIGLLLGALGIDDLIDLVPAPHGGLDVQRKTCCLAFTLPTPKLCPGCCIKP from the coding sequence ATGTTCCGTGGCGTGCCGGTCGCGACGCTGGCGCCCGGCCTGATCGTGGCCGACCGGGCCGGCTGGATCCCGGCGGCCGAGCTGACCGGCCCCCGCCTCGGCACCCTGCTGGAGTCCGCCGGCCGCCAGTGGCGGGCGCAGCCGCACGCCGCCGCCGCGCTCGCCTGGAAGACCTACACCTACTGGCTGGCCCTGCCCGCGGTCCTCGGCTGGGCCTCCGCCCGGCGGGTGCCGCTGATCACCGCCGACAACGTCCTGGTGCAGTTCGACAACCCCGGCGTGCTGCTCAAGCTCGGTCTGCGGCCGGGCACCCCGGTGGCGGTGCTCCCCGATGATCCGCTCGCGCTCGGCGGCCACCCGGACGCGGTCGTCGTCGGCGACGAGGCCGCGCTGCTCGGCGAGTTCCGTCGGGCCGTCCTCGACCAGCACCTGACGCCGCTGCTGGACGCCCTGCACACCCGGGTCCGCCTCGGCAGCAGGCCGCTGCTCGGCTCGCTGGCCTCTGGCATCGCCTACGGCATCCTGCGCTCGGCCGACACCACCCCGGGCCGGTCCGCCGAGTCGATCGGCCTCCTTCTCGGCGCGCTCGGCATCGACGACCTGATCGACCTGGTCCCGGCCCCGCACGGCGGGCTCGACGTGCAGCGCAAGACCTGCTGCCTGGCCTTCACGCTGCCGACCCCGAAACTCTGCCCGGGCTGCTGCATCAAGCCGTAA
- a CDS encoding glycosyltransferase family protein: MTITGFDSTGQSTGESVLPSRQVTAAEDLDAELRALEDGIATAAPASAVPAGEKTEEQATAPVRRRPLWRALTWQDVLAIASFLAVALFVTAPLWLNLDHELRDDPQDQAFFEWMLAHGARVLTDGVYPFFSDRMNYPDGVNMMANTSVLAVSVPLTPITELFGPHVAFNVFLTGALALTGASWYLVLARRLVTSRAAAWVGALVCTFAPSMIAHAAGHPNIVSQFLVPLIIWRTLELRVPGRAVRNGLLLGGLLIWQAFINLEILFMTAVGLGVFCAVLGLVRRKRHRGETVAFLRGLTVAAVLAIAVLAYPLSVQFFGPQSYQGLAESVRGFGADLGSFTAYSTHSVAGRTTQPLLLAQNPSEQNAFFGWGLVVLFFGLILWLRRSAAVLTLGALAVLFAAMSLGPSIHLDGADTGVPGIWAFLHHLPVLNSAVPTRWAMAIAPVVGIVLALGCQRAADLVRTQPHTRGPIRIAMITAVAMALVPIVPTRLASVPMEPVPDFVTSGQWQRYVDDQHTMVTLPLPDGSYPAPLRWSAYTGLDLRIAGAYALLPTQNPQDPSDHTAAFAPPWRPTSGLMASIRQGNPTPEVTDARREMTLADLRYWKAGVVVLTPQTRDVEMLRTMSDLLGFRPTWTGGVWMWDVRDLVDDPDAVLTAEASS; the protein is encoded by the coding sequence ATGACGATTACGGGTTTTGACTCGACGGGCCAGTCGACCGGTGAGAGCGTTCTGCCGTCGCGCCAAGTGACCGCTGCCGAGGACCTGGACGCCGAGCTGCGCGCACTTGAGGACGGCATCGCCACGGCGGCGCCGGCCTCCGCCGTACCCGCCGGGGAGAAGACCGAAGAGCAGGCCACGGCACCTGTCCGGCGTCGTCCTCTGTGGCGTGCCCTCACCTGGCAGGACGTTCTGGCAATAGCAAGTTTCCTAGCTGTTGCGCTCTTCGTCACGGCTCCGTTGTGGCTCAATCTCGATCATGAGTTGCGCGATGATCCACAGGATCAGGCTTTCTTCGAGTGGATGCTGGCGCACGGTGCCCGCGTGCTCACGGATGGCGTTTATCCGTTCTTCTCGGATCGCATGAATTACCCCGATGGGGTGAACATGATGGCCAACACCTCGGTGTTGGCCGTTTCGGTGCCACTGACGCCGATCACTGAACTGTTCGGCCCGCATGTGGCGTTCAACGTATTCCTCACCGGTGCATTGGCATTAACCGGTGCTTCATGGTATTTGGTGCTCGCCCGCCGCCTGGTGACCTCCCGGGCGGCCGCCTGGGTCGGCGCGCTGGTCTGCACCTTCGCGCCGAGCATGATCGCGCACGCCGCCGGCCACCCGAACATCGTCTCGCAGTTCCTGGTTCCCCTGATCATCTGGCGCACGCTGGAGCTGCGCGTGCCCGGCCGGGCGGTACGCAACGGCCTGCTCCTCGGCGGTCTGCTGATCTGGCAGGCGTTCATCAACCTGGAAATCCTGTTCATGACGGCGGTCGGGCTCGGCGTCTTCTGCGCGGTGCTCGGGCTGGTCCGGCGCAAGCGGCACCGCGGTGAGACCGTCGCGTTCCTGCGCGGGCTAACGGTCGCCGCGGTGCTGGCCATCGCCGTGCTGGCGTACCCGTTGAGCGTGCAGTTCTTCGGCCCGCAGTCGTACCAGGGGCTGGCCGAGTCGGTGCGCGGTTTCGGGGCGGACCTGGGCTCCTTCACCGCCTACTCCACCCACTCGGTGGCCGGCCGGACCACCCAGCCGCTGCTGCTGGCGCAGAACCCGTCCGAGCAGAACGCGTTCTTCGGCTGGGGCCTGGTCGTCCTCTTCTTCGGGCTGATCCTCTGGCTGCGGCGCAGCGCCGCGGTGCTGACCCTGGGCGCGCTGGCCGTGCTGTTCGCGGCGATGTCGCTCGGCCCGAGCATCCATCTGGACGGCGCGGACACCGGGGTGCCCGGCATCTGGGCGTTCCTGCACCACCTTCCGGTGCTGAACTCGGCGGTGCCGACCCGGTGGGCGATGGCCATCGCGCCGGTCGTCGGCATCGTGCTCGCCCTCGGCTGCCAGCGCGCCGCCGACCTGGTCCGCACCCAGCCGCACACCCGCGGCCCGATCCGGATCGCGATGATCACCGCGGTCGCGATGGCGCTGGTCCCGATCGTGCCGACCCGGCTGGCCTCGGTGCCGATGGAGCCGGTGCCGGACTTCGTCACCTCCGGCCAGTGGCAGCGTTACGTCGACGACCAGCACACCATGGTCACCCTGCCGCTGCCGGACGGCAGTTACCCGGCCCCGCTGCGGTGGAGTGCCTACACCGGCCTGGACCTGCGGATCGCCGGCGCCTACGCGCTGCTGCCCACCCAGAACCCGCAGGACCCGTCCGACCACACCGCGGCGTTCGCTCCGCCGTGGCGCCCGACCAGCGGGCTGATGGCCTCGATCCGGCAGGGCAACCCGACTCCCGAGGTGACCGACGCGCGTCGCGAGATGACCCTCGCCGACCTGCGGTACTGGAAGGCCGGCGTGGTCGTGCTGACCCCGCAGACCCGGGACGTCGAGATGCTGCGCACCATGTCCGACCTGCTCGGCTTCCGCCCGACCTGGACCGGCGGCGTCTGGATGTGGGATGTGCGCGACCTGGTCGACGACCCGGACGCGGTGCTCACCGCCGAGGCCAGCAGCTGA
- a CDS encoding DUF4352 domain-containing protein yields the protein MIHPDDDGVDEWTLRWRARLWVGGGVFVALALITFGIWAVATADRPAGGPAVIRGLPAAGPADAAPGGFGMRVKSVRCGVSAVGPDGLEQRAHGQFCLLDVLVTNNGLEPELFDSSAQRVYDTGGAAYAVADEAAVFLNDDSPTLLDEIDPGASVNGVLPFDVPKDAQLSEVSLNGSTAAPGIRMSLPAAE from the coding sequence GTGATCCATCCGGATGACGACGGTGTGGACGAGTGGACGCTGCGCTGGCGAGCCCGGCTCTGGGTGGGCGGTGGTGTCTTCGTCGCCCTGGCGCTGATCACCTTCGGGATCTGGGCGGTGGCGACGGCCGACCGCCCGGCCGGTGGTCCCGCGGTGATCCGCGGCCTGCCCGCCGCCGGGCCGGCCGACGCCGCGCCGGGCGGATTCGGGATGCGGGTGAAAAGCGTGCGTTGCGGTGTCTCCGCGGTCGGCCCGGACGGGCTGGAACAGCGCGCGCACGGGCAGTTCTGTCTGCTCGACGTCCTGGTCACCAACAACGGTCTGGAGCCGGAACTGTTCGACAGCTCCGCGCAGCGCGTCTACGACACCGGCGGTGCAGCGTACGCCGTTGCCGACGAGGCCGCCGTTTTTCTCAACGATGACAGCCCGACGCTGCTCGACGAGATCGACCCGGGTGCCTCGGTGAACGGCGTTCTGCCCTTCGACGTTCCGAAGGATGCCCAGCTCAGCGAGGTTTCGCTGAACGGCTCGACGGCCGCGCCGGGTATCCGCATGTCGTTGCCCGCGGCCGAGTGA
- a CDS encoding NAD(P)H-quinone oxidoreductase, whose amino-acid sequence MHAIVIEDKQLRWAEVPDPEPGHGEVVVDVTAAAVNRADLLQRQGHYPPPPGAPAYPGLECSGVISAVGPGVEDHHVGERVCALLAGGGYAERVAVPAGQLLPVPAGLALVEAAALPEVACTVWSNTVAHDRLRAGETFLVHGGGSGIGTFAVQLGRALGATVLVTARAAKHERLRALGADHTIDYQEQDFVRVVHEVTDGRGADVVLDIIGAKYLARNIEALAPGGRISVIGFQGGTRAELDLGALMAKRGTVSSTSLRARPLADKARIVAGVRDQVWPLVAAGVVKPIIHGTFPLAEAAEAQRVMESSDHLGKLILLR is encoded by the coding sequence ATGCACGCCATCGTGATCGAGGACAAGCAGCTGCGCTGGGCCGAGGTGCCGGACCCGGAGCCGGGCCACGGCGAGGTGGTCGTCGACGTCACCGCCGCCGCGGTGAACCGGGCCGACCTGTTGCAACGGCAGGGTCACTACCCACCTCCGCCGGGTGCCCCGGCCTATCCGGGGCTGGAGTGCTCCGGGGTGATCAGCGCGGTCGGGCCGGGCGTCGAGGATCACCACGTGGGCGAGCGGGTCTGCGCCCTGCTGGCCGGCGGGGGCTATGCCGAGCGGGTCGCGGTGCCGGCCGGTCAGCTGCTGCCGGTGCCGGCCGGGCTGGCCCTGGTGGAGGCGGCCGCGCTGCCCGAGGTGGCCTGCACGGTCTGGTCCAACACGGTGGCCCACGACCGGCTGCGCGCCGGCGAGACGTTCCTGGTGCACGGCGGCGGCAGCGGGATCGGCACGTTCGCCGTTCAGCTGGGCCGGGCGCTGGGTGCCACCGTGCTGGTCACCGCCCGCGCGGCGAAACACGAGCGGCTGCGCGCGCTCGGCGCCGACCACACCATCGACTATCAGGAGCAGGATTTCGTACGCGTGGTGCACGAGGTCACCGACGGCCGGGGCGCCGACGTGGTGCTCGACATCATCGGCGCGAAATATCTGGCCCGCAACATCGAGGCGCTCGCCCCGGGCGGCCGGATCTCGGTGATCGGCTTCCAGGGCGGCACCCGCGCCGAGCTCGACCTCGGCGCGCTGATGGCCAAGCGCGGCACCGTCTCGTCCACCTCGCTGCGGGCCCGGCCGCTCGCCGACAAGGCCCGCATCGTCGCCGGGGTCCGCGACCAGGTGTGGCCGCTGGTCGCCGCCGGCGTGGTCAAACCGATCATCCACGGCACCTTCCCGCTGGCCGAGGCCGCCGAGGCGCAGCGGGTGATGGAGTCCAGCGACCATCTCGGAAAACTGATCCTGCTCCGCTGA
- a CDS encoding FAD-binding oxidoreductase: protein MGDLARLLKESWSLVEEHQDKVAGYFYARMFLSHPGLRDLFPVQMDVQRTRLLSAIVTAVQTLEDPERFDDYLRALGRDHRKFHVLPEHYEVVGGALIEAMRSFAGEQWGVEYDQAWADAYAVIASKMLAGADADQNPPYWYGEVVAHERRSHDIAVFTVLPLQPLEFRAGQYVSLEATPYQPRLWRTYSPANAPRRDNSLEFHVRAVGAGWVSSALVRRLKVGDMIKVAAPMGTMTLDRRSTRDAVFVAGGTGLAPVKSLLEELTRYNRTRWVHVFFGARTRDDLYDLADLNRLAARYPWLSVVTACSEDPTFPGEQGNISDIVARYGPWNEHDFFVSGSGSMVKATLKTLAELQVPSMRIKYDSFSD, encoded by the coding sequence ATGGGAGACCTCGCACGCTTGCTCAAGGAGAGCTGGAGTCTCGTCGAGGAACATCAGGACAAGGTGGCCGGATACTTCTACGCCCGCATGTTCCTGTCGCACCCCGGCTTGCGCGACCTGTTCCCGGTGCAGATGGATGTGCAGCGCACCCGGCTGCTGTCGGCGATCGTCACGGCGGTGCAGACCCTGGAGGATCCCGAGCGGTTCGACGACTACCTGCGTGCGCTCGGCCGGGACCACCGCAAGTTCCACGTGCTGCCCGAGCACTACGAGGTGGTCGGCGGGGCGCTGATCGAGGCGATGCGGTCGTTCGCCGGCGAGCAGTGGGGTGTCGAGTACGACCAGGCCTGGGCGGACGCCTACGCGGTGATCGCCAGCAAGATGCTGGCCGGTGCGGACGCCGATCAGAATCCACCCTATTGGTACGGCGAGGTGGTCGCCCACGAGCGCCGCTCACACGACATCGCGGTCTTCACCGTGCTGCCGTTGCAGCCGCTGGAGTTCCGCGCCGGCCAGTACGTCAGCCTGGAGGCGACGCCCTATCAGCCGCGCCTGTGGCGCACCTATTCACCGGCGAACGCGCCGCGCCGGGACAACTCCCTGGAATTCCACGTACGGGCGGTGGGCGCCGGCTGGGTGTCCAGCGCGCTGGTCCGACGACTCAAGGTGGGCGACATGATCAAGGTGGCCGCGCCGATGGGCACCATGACCCTGGATCGGCGATCGACCCGGGACGCCGTCTTCGTGGCCGGCGGTACCGGCCTGGCTCCGGTGAAGTCGCTGCTGGAGGAGCTGACCCGGTACAACCGGACCCGCTGGGTGCACGTCTTCTTCGGTGCCCGGACCCGGGACGACCTGTACGACCTGGCCGACCTGAACCGCCTGGCCGCCCGTTATCCCTGGCTGTCGGTGGTCACCGCGTGCAGCGAGGATCCGACCTTCCCCGGCGAGCAGGGCAACATCTCCGACATCGTGGCCCGGTACGGCCCGTGGAACGAGCACGACTTCTTCGTCTCCGGCTCCGGCTCGATGGTCAAGGCCACCCTGAAGACCCTCGCCGAACTGCAGGTCCCGTCGATGCGGATCAAGTACGACAGCTTCAGCGACTAG
- a CDS encoding peptide deformylase has product MTTSPIERAADQFVTALAQWRVERGMTKKQLAARMGFDPSYVSHVEGRRHKPTEDFARRAEAVLGAGGAIWQRFQEYDELRHARGSALHRDPPVPVQWLPPGTGLVVEREIAELTYVGGGYRCRVIRSLYNAGVEPVTRYLVKISVDRYPSDPAGSNRHHRENPLTFEEMDVSAMAGEGDAAEPMQWRVKLDRDAAKELWLLFANERGQFPLYPGERTTIEYAYTVGEEKWGQWFQRAVRLPTRQLTVRLNFPQSFEPQVWGVEVSLAAEVPVRSPLERRNEGGRAIFEWSTDQPLLNARYRLEWRFRGADAPRYDEVGPPEPPALPRASHRMRGIGIIQRGSDLLRQRARHFQLPREGPAARETVTRLLTSLAQLEDLHEFSKGVGLAAPQIGLPVAAAVVRPPEREIQPVVLLNPRVVGESRDGDEQYEGCLSFFDYRGLVARSLRIEVEHARFDGTRVVTVFERALARLISHEIDHLEGRLYVDRMEPDAKLLPIAQYQQSGQPWDY; this is encoded by the coding sequence ATGACCACCTCGCCCATTGAGAGGGCCGCAGACCAATTCGTCACGGCGCTTGCGCAATGGCGGGTCGAGCGCGGGATGACCAAGAAGCAGCTCGCCGCGCGGATGGGCTTCGACCCCTCCTACGTCAGCCACGTCGAGGGCCGCCGCCACAAGCCGACCGAGGACTTCGCCCGCCGGGCCGAGGCGGTGCTCGGCGCCGGCGGTGCCATCTGGCAGCGCTTCCAGGAGTACGACGAGCTCCGGCACGCCCGTGGCTCGGCGCTGCACCGGGATCCGCCGGTGCCGGTCCAGTGGTTGCCGCCGGGCACCGGCCTGGTGGTGGAACGGGAGATCGCCGAGCTCACCTACGTCGGCGGCGGCTACCGCTGCCGGGTGATCCGGTCCCTCTACAACGCCGGCGTCGAGCCGGTCACCCGCTACCTCGTGAAGATCTCAGTGGATCGGTACCCGAGCGACCCGGCCGGCTCCAACCGGCACCACCGGGAGAACCCGCTGACCTTCGAGGAGATGGACGTCAGCGCGATGGCCGGCGAGGGTGACGCGGCCGAACCCATGCAGTGGCGGGTCAAGCTGGACCGGGACGCGGCCAAGGAGCTCTGGCTGCTGTTCGCGAACGAGCGCGGCCAGTTCCCGCTCTATCCCGGCGAGCGGACCACCATCGAGTACGCGTACACGGTCGGCGAGGAGAAATGGGGCCAGTGGTTCCAGCGCGCCGTCCGGCTGCCGACCCGGCAGCTCACCGTCCGCCTGAACTTCCCGCAGAGCTTCGAACCCCAGGTGTGGGGCGTCGAGGTGTCGCTGGCCGCGGAGGTTCCGGTTCGCAGTCCCCTGGAACGCCGCAACGAGGGAGGTCGCGCCATTTTCGAGTGGTCTACCGATCAGCCTTTGTTGAACGCCCGGTACCGCCTGGAATGGCGGTTCCGCGGCGCCGACGCACCGCGGTACGACGAGGTCGGCCCGCCTGAGCCACCCGCCCTGCCGCGCGCCTCGCACCGGATGCGCGGCATCGGGATCATCCAGCGCGGCTCCGACCTGCTCCGGCAGCGTGCCAGGCATTTCCAGCTGCCCCGGGAGGGACCGGCCGCCCGGGAGACGGTCACCCGCCTGCTCACCTCGCTCGCCCAGCTGGAGGACCTGCACGAGTTCAGCAAGGGGGTGGGCCTGGCCGCCCCGCAGATCGGACTGCCGGTCGCGGCCGCCGTGGTCCGCCCCCCGGAGCGCGAGATCCAGCCGGTGGTGCTGCTCAACCCCCGGGTGGTCGGCGAGTCGCGGGACGGCGACGAGCAGTACGAGGGCTGCCTCTCCTTCTTCGACTACCGCGGTCTGGTCGCCCGGTCGCTGCGGATCGAGGTGGAGCACGCCCGTTTCGACGGCACCCGGGTGGTGACCGTCTTCGAGCGGGCCCTGGCCCGGCTGATCAGTCACGAGATCGATCACCTGGAGGGACGGCTGTACGTGGACCGGATGGAGCCGGACGCCAAGCTGCTGCCGATCGCGCAGTACCAGCAGAGCGGCCAGCCGTGGGACTACTAG
- a CDS encoding class I SAM-dependent methyltransferase, whose protein sequence is MADITGDQRIQSEVLEGLATAVNHRRWFVELALPYLGDNPIEIGSGLGDYAIEWAEHLPRFTATEADPDRLVLLKERMAEHPNIEVRQMLLPATDAAGQYSAAVSYNVLEHIEDHVGALRSMRDLVRPGGRVIIIVPAFMFAMSQVDIATGHIRRYTKKTLGAAFSEAGLQMEKIHYANALGLIGYYGATSIFKLAPKEGPMVKVYDSLVLPVTKAAERVVKPPFGQSVFAVARTPH, encoded by the coding sequence ATGGCAGACATCACTGGAGACCAGCGGATCCAGTCCGAAGTGCTCGAAGGCCTTGCCACGGCCGTGAACCACCGCCGGTGGTTCGTCGAGCTCGCTCTCCCATACCTCGGGGACAACCCCATCGAGATCGGCAGCGGCCTCGGGGACTACGCCATCGAGTGGGCCGAGCACCTCCCGCGGTTCACCGCGACCGAGGCCGACCCCGACCGGCTGGTCCTGCTCAAGGAGCGGATGGCCGAGCACCCGAACATCGAGGTGCGGCAGATGCTGCTCCCCGCCACGGATGCCGCCGGTCAGTACAGCGCCGCCGTGTCGTACAACGTGCTCGAGCACATCGAGGACCACGTCGGCGCGCTGCGCAGCATGCGTGACCTGGTCCGCCCGGGCGGCCGCGTGATCATCATCGTGCCGGCCTTCATGTTCGCGATGAGCCAGGTCGACATCGCCACCGGCCACATCCGGCGGTACACGAAGAAGACGCTGGGCGCCGCCTTCAGCGAGGCCGGCCTCCAGATGGAGAAGATCCACTACGCGAACGCGCTGGGCCTGATCGGCTACTACGGCGCGACCAGCATCTTCAAGCTGGCCCCGAAAGAGGGACCGATGGTGAAGGTGTACGACTCGCTGGTGCTGCCGGTGACCAAGGCGGCCGAGCGGGTGGTCAAGCCGCCGTTCGGGCAGTCGGTCTTCGCGGTGGCGCGCACCCCGCACTGA
- a CDS encoding C40 family peptidase, producing MLTVGALALAVMAPAVDPAEHGAEAVQASPALPANPEPVAPYSGLFSGGVLTTAGGGLAAPGGLDESLYQQRQAAAARATRAMQRRATTARPAPLAPLRVRPVAPPAVRPAVPPANRRAVQPAAGRPVVREAAPPVRQPGIRPYRAPQRRLAVAQRRTTVSHRGMVRRTVRRIVERPLRMSARGGMNAVIAYARSQLGRRYVTGGEGRGGFDCSGLTRQAYARAGMRLPHSSRAQAARARSISRSQARPGDLVVGSGHVGIYMGRGMMIDAGNHRTGVVYRKMYRGLRVERIPGS from the coding sequence GTGCTGACCGTCGGCGCTCTCGCGCTGGCCGTCATGGCACCGGCCGTAGACCCCGCCGAGCACGGCGCGGAGGCTGTTCAAGCCTCGCCCGCCCTGCCGGCGAACCCGGAGCCGGTGGCTCCGTACTCCGGGCTGTTCTCCGGCGGCGTCCTGACCACGGCCGGTGGCGGTCTCGCCGCCCCCGGTGGCCTCGACGAGAGCCTCTACCAGCAGCGTCAGGCGGCTGCCGCGCGCGCCACCCGGGCGATGCAGCGCCGGGCGACCACCGCGCGCCCGGCACCACTGGCGCCGCTGCGGGTGCGTCCCGTGGCGCCGCCGGCGGTCCGTCCCGCGGTGCCACCGGCGAACCGGCGTGCGGTACAGCCGGCGGCCGGGCGGCCGGTCGTCCGGGAGGCGGCCCCGCCGGTGCGGCAGCCCGGCATCCGGCCCTACCGGGCACCGCAGCGCCGGCTCGCTGTCGCGCAGCGGCGGACCACGGTGTCGCACCGCGGCATGGTGCGCAGGACGGTGCGCCGGATCGTGGAGCGCCCGCTGCGGATGTCGGCCCGCGGCGGGATGAACGCGGTGATCGCGTACGCCCGCTCGCAGCTCGGCCGGCGGTACGTCACCGGCGGCGAGGGCCGTGGCGGGTTCGACTGCTCGGGGCTGACCCGGCAGGCGTACGCCCGGGCCGGGATGCGACTCCCGCACTCGTCCCGCGCGCAGGCGGCGCGCGCCCGCAGCATCTCGCGCTCGCAGGCCCGCCCCGGCGACCTGGTGGTCGGATCCGGGCACGTGGGCATCTACATGGGCCGCGGCATGATGATCGACGCCGGCAACCACCGGACCGGGGTGGTCTACCGGAAGATGTACCGCGGGCTCCGGGTGGAACGGATCCCCGGCTCCTGA